The following proteins are encoded in a genomic region of Pyrus communis chromosome 11, drPyrComm1.1, whole genome shotgun sequence:
- the LOC137707939 gene encoding uncharacterized protein, with protein MEEKVVAVIMVGGPTKGTRFRPLSFNTPKPLFPLAGQAMVHHPISACKKIRNLAQIYLVGFYEEKEFALYVSSISNELKVPVRYLREDKPHGSAGGLYYYRDIIMEDSPSHIFLLNCDVCCSFPLVDMLEAHKRYKGIGTMLVIKVSAESANQFGELVADPATKELLHYTEKPETFVSDLINCGVYVFTPDIFTAIQEVSNHREGRANLRRVSSFEALQSATRTLPTDFVRLDQDILSPLAGKNKLYTYETMDFWEQIKTPGMSLKCSGLYLSQFRINSEHHLASGDGTKNARIVGDVYVHPSAKVHPTSKIGPDVSLSANVRVGAGVRLINCIILDDVEIKENAIVINAIVGWKSCIGKWSRVQADGDYNAKLGITILGEEVTVEDEVVVINSIVLPNKTLNVSVQEEIIL; from the exons ATGGAGGAGAAGGTAGTCGCTGTAATCATGGTGGGCGGGCCCACCAAAG GCACTAGATTCCGGCCTCTTTCATTCAACACTCCGAAACCGCTTTTCCCATTGGCCGGGCAGGCCATGGTGCACCACCCCATTTCAGCTTGTAAAAAG ATACGCAATTTAGCTCAAATCTATTTGGTTGGATTCTATGAAGAGAAAGAATTCGCACTGTATGTGTCTTCCATTTCCAATGAGCTCAAAGTGCCAGTGAGGTACTTGAGAGAGGACAAGCCTCACGGTTCCGCCGGCGGACTTTATTACTACAGAGATATCATCATGGAAGACAGCCCG TCTCATATCTTTTTGCTGAATTGTGATGTTTGCTGCAGTTTTCCACTTGTAGACATGCTTG AGGCTCATAAAAGATACAAGGGAATAGGTACAATGTTAGTAATTAAG GTTTCTGCGGAATCTGCGAACCAGTTTGGGGAGTTGGTTGCTGATCCTGCCACCAAAGAACTATTGCATTATACTGAGAAGCCAGAGACTTTT GTGAGCGATTTGATCAACTGTGGTGTGTATGTATTTACTCCAGATATTTTTACTGCCATTCAAGAAGTCTCCAATCACCGAGAAGGCAGAg CTAATTTGCGTCGTGTTTCCAGCTTTGAAGCCCTCCAGTCTGCAACAAG GACTCTTCCCACAGATTTTGTTAGATTGGACCAAGATATTTTGTCACCTCTTGCTGGAAAGAATAAACTGTATACATATGAGACCATGGATTTTTGGGAACAGATCAAGACTCCAGG AATGTCTTTGAAATGTTCGGGTTTGTATCTTTCTCAATTCCGAATTAACTCCGAACATCATTTAGCTAGTGGAGATGGTACCAAGAATGCTAGAATTGTTGGTGATGTTTATGTTCATCCATCGGCAAAAGTACATCCAACTTCTAAG ATTGGTCCCGATGTGTCTCTTTCAGCAAATGTTCGTGTAGGTGCAGGAGTAAGGCTTATAAATTGCATTATCTTGGACGATGTGGAAATCAAG GAAAATGCAATTGTTATAAATGCTATTGTTGGATGGAAGTCGTGTATTGGAAAATGGTCGCGTGTCCAG GCTGACGGAGACTACAACGCGAAGCTTGGAATTACCATCCTTG GAGAAGAGGTGACAGTTGAAGACGAAGTTGTGGTGATCAACAGCATCGTTCTCCCAAATAAGACTCTTAACGTTAGCGTACAGGAGGAAATCATTTTATAA